From Pararhizobium sp. A13:
ACAACATACCGGCATGGGTGCGTTAGTCAGGCGGCCTGTCCGGCTTCGGGAGCACGCTGCACGTCGAGGAGGTCATCGGCCGTTTGGACGCGATTGCGGCCACGGCTCTTGGCGAGATAGAGCGCCTGATCGGCGAGCGGCACGAGCTCGCGGGCAATGCGGCCGTGGTCGGGCGCGAAGGCGACGCCGATGCTGCTGCCGACGCGCAGCAACTGCCCCTCGAACGGCACCGGCACCTGCGCCTCGACAATCAGCGTATTGGCAAGTGCGATGACCTGATCGCGCGCCATGGTATGGTCGAGAATGACGGTAAATTCGTCCCCACCGAGGCGGGCGACGACACCGTTGTCCGCGACACGGGCCGCAAAGCGGGACGCAAGCGTCTTCAACACGGCATCACCGGCCGGATGCCCGTAGCCATCATTGACCGCCTTGAACTTGTCGAGATCGATGCAGAGCAGCGAGAACGACCGCTCCTTCACCCGGGCAAGCGACGTCTCAAGAACATCGTCGAAACCGCTGCGGTTCAGAAGCCCGGTCAGGCGATCATGTTTGGCGAGATGGCGGTTTTCCGCCTCGCTCGTCTGCAGCGCCGAGAACACCGCACCGAACCGGACTGCGATGAAAGCCATGACCAAAGCGCCGGACATGGCAATGACGATGACGCTCGGAAGCGTTTCGGACCGAACGAAACTGCCCGGCGCACGCGGCGTCCAGGCAGCGACCATGCAGGCCGGCTGCGAGCAATCGCTGACGGCCACATGGATGGAGCCTTCCGGCACCTGGCGCAACGGCGCAAAGGCAAGGCTGGAGATGCCGAGCCGGTCTTCCATGTCGGTGATCATCCGGTCGCTGAAGGGCTTTACCGTGACCATGAACACCGGGTTGCGGCGAGCCATCGGAATTTCCGCCGTTTTCGGTACCACGGCCTGCACGACAACGATGCTCATGCTGCCATCGATCATCCTCAAGTCGGCAGCATGGATGTTCGGGACCGGGGCCGTCAGCTCATCCGGGTGGGCCTTGGTAGACTGCAGCACCCAGCCTCCGCCCTTGGCCACCAATGCCGCTTCATAGAGGTCATTCGCCTTCTCGAGCAGATCAACGGCCCATTTCAGGGTGCGGGAACCACTTTGAGGAACGACCTTCTCACCGTTTTCGACCGCCAGCAGCGTGCGCTCACTGGCATCGGCAAAAATCATCCAGGAGAATCCGAAATCCTTCCACAGCCAGTCCGTAAGCTCCTGCTTGACGAAGGCACCGGTAAAGCCCTGCCCTTCAAGCTGCGCAAAGCTTTTGTCCCAGAAGGAAAACTGCGCCTGATACTGCACCACCGCGTCGATCTGGTGCTGCATCTCGCTTTCGATGAGTTTGCGTTCGGCGGTAAGGCCGAACCGGTCGGCCTCGGTGACGGAGCGGTCGAGGACGAAGGCAAGGCTGGCGACAATCAGCAGCGGAAGTTTCGTTTACGCAAGCTGGTTGGAAATCCGTTAATTGCGGCAGCCCCTATCGTGCGGAAATGACTGCAATCCTGGGCTTCACGCGGACGAACATCCCTTTTTCACGCTGCTGCAAATCGAGTGACGCATCCTGACGAAGAAGCTTTGTCAAAGTGGCAGAACCATAAGACTTCGTCGTGAAGTTGGGAGCAACCACACGCAAAGCCTTTCCCAAACTAGCAATTGAGACCCATCCATTGTCCGTTTCGGCATCAAATGTTTTGATTGCCGCGCTTACAAGTGACAGCACGCCCTGCGGTTTTGCGGGTTTCCCCGTGGGTTTCGCTTGAGGTTTCGCCGTTGCGGCAACGGGCACCGGAACAAGGGAGGATTGACCAACGACATGAAAGGCGTCGCAGCTTTGGCGAAACGATGTGGATGCCTGCTTGCTGCCAATGCCGATAACGACCTTCCCTCCGCCGCGCAGATGCATTGCAAGCGGTGTGAAATCACCGTCCGAGGAGACAAGACAGAAAACATCGGCCTTGTTGGCAAACATCAGCTCCACCGCATCGATCGTCATGCGCATGTCGCTGAAATTCTTGCTTTTGCACGGGCTCGAAACCTGAATGGTGTCAACGGCATGGGGCGCTGCCGCTGCAAGCCAGCCAGCCCCTCTCCCGTGGGCAAAATCGCCGTAGGCGCGGCGCGTCACCGTCGCTCCATAGGCGCCTGCTTCCCGCAGGACGTGGCTGGCGAAATCTCCCGGAACATTTTCCGCATCGATCAGTACGGCCACTCGGTTATGAATGGGCATTTCCCGTTCCCCTGTTTTAGAAAACAATAGGAAAAGGAATAATTGCGCACAAGACCAAGACACAACCACCGAAAGGCGTATTCTATACCTCTGAGGGCACCGGCTCATACCGCACGAAGGCGAATTCCTTGCCATCGGGAGACCAGTTGGGCACGTTGATCGTACCTTGGCCGCCGAACAGCTCGAACAGGACGCGGGCGTTACCGCCGTCCGGATTCATCAGCCGCAGCCGAACGTCGAGGTCGCGCGGGTGATCGAACACGTCGCCGTCATAGGAAAGCACGAGCAGGTGTTTTCCGTCGGGTGATGGATGCGGGAACCAGTCGCCGTATTCGCTGTCGGTGATACGCGTCACATCCGAACCGTCCGGACGGATACGCCAGATCTGCATCCGGCCGGCGCGGCTGGAGTTGAAATAGATCCATTTCCCATCCGGGCTGTAATCCGGACCGTCATTGCGCCCTTCGCCAAATGTCAGCCGCGTTTCGTCGCCGCCATCGACTGGGATCGTATAGATATCGAAGACCTGATCGCGGATGCCGCAATAGGCCAGCGTCTTTCCGTCCGGCGACCAGCCGTGCCAATAGGACGGTAGGTTGCGGGTCACGAGCCGCGGCGCGCCGCCTTCCGCCGGCAAAAGGTAGATCGCCGACTTGCCGAATTCAGTCTTGTCGCTGATGACGATCGTCTCGCCGTCGGGCGAGATGCCGTGGTCGTTGTTGCATTGGCGCGCAAAGCCGGTGTCGATCAATATCGGCTCCCGAGCTGTCAGCGCCAGCCGATAGAGCAGCCCGTCTCCGTTGACAACGAGCGACTGTCCATCGGGCGACCAATTCGGCGCCTCCACCAGTTGCTCCGTTTGCCAGACGATCCGGCTCGTGCCGGTTTCGAGCGTGTAGATTTCGACCGAACTGCGCATATCGCCTCCTCCGGCTCGTCGTTTTACCGGTCGCGGAACCGGTTGGTGATCGGATAGCGGCGGTCGCGCCCAAAGTTCTTCTTGGTGATCTTCACGCCCGGCGCCGACTGGCGGCGCTTGTATTCGGCGATATAGAGCAGATGCTCGATGCGGTGCACCGTCGCCTCGTCATGACCGCGCTCGACGATCTCCTCGGTGCTCATTTCCTTTTCGACCAGGCACTCGAGGATATCGTCCAGCACCGGATAGGGCGGCAGGGAATCCTGGTCGGTCTGGTTCGGACGAAGCTCCGCCGACGGCGCCTTGTCGATGATGTTCTTCGGGATCACCTCGCCGGACGGCCCGAGCGCACCGGGCGGCACGGTCGTATTGCGCCAGCGCGACAGGCCGTAGACCTGCATCTTGTAGAGATCCTTGATCGGGTTGAAGCCGCCGTTCATGTCGCCGTAGAGCGTTGCGTAACCGACCGACATTTCCGACTTGTTGCCGGTCGTCACCACCATCGAGCCGAACTTGTTGGAGAGCGCCATCAGGATCGTGCCGCGCGTGCGGCTCTGCAGGTTTTCCTCGGTGATGCCCGATTCCGTGCCCTCGAACATCTCTGAAAGCGCGCTCATGAAGCCCTGCACCGGCTCCTCGATCGGCACGATGTCGTAGCGGCAGCCGAGGGCCCTGGCGCATTCCTCGGCGTCCTTGAACGAATCCGATGACGTATAGCGATAGGGCAGCATCACCGTGCGTACGCGCTCCTCACCCAGCGCGTCGACGGCGAGTGCTGCACAGATCGCCGAGTCGATACCGCCGGAGAGGCCGAGCACGACGTTCTTGAAGCCGTTCTTGTTGACGTAGTCGCGAAAGCCCAGCATGCAGGCGCGATAGTCCGCCTCTTCCTGCTGCGGCAGGCGCGACATCATCCCCGGCTCGCAAACCCAGCCGTCGCTGCTTCTGCGCCATTCGGAAATGGAGATGCTCTCCTCGAACTGGCTCATCTGGAAGGCCAGCTTCCTGTCCGCATTGAAGGCGAAGCTGGCGCCATCGAAGACCAGTTCATCCTGGCCGCCGAGCTGGTTGGCAAAGATCATCGGTAAGCCGGTCTCGATCACCTGGCGAAGCACGACTTGGTGGCGCACGTCGATCTTGCCGCGATAATACGGCGAGCCATTGGGCACGAGCAGGATTTCCGCGCCGCTTTCCGCCAGCGTCTCGCATACCCCCATGTCGTTCCAGATTTCCTCGCAGATCGGGATGCCGAGCCGCACGCCGCGGAAATTGACCGGCCCCGGCATAGCACCTTCGGTGAAAACGCGCTTTTCGTCGAATTCGCCATAGTTCGGCAGATCGATCTTGTCGCGAACGACCAACACCCGGCCCCCGTCGAGAACCGCAACGGAATTGTGTCGTCCCGCCTCGCCCTGACGCGGAAAGCCGACGACGACGCCCGGACCGCCGTCGGCCGTATCCGCCGCGAGCGCATCGACCGCCTTCTGGCAGGCTTTGAGAAAGGCCGGCTTCAGGACCAGATCTTCCGGCGGATAACCGGAGATGAAGAGTTCCGTCAGAAGAAGCAGGTCGGCCCCGTTGCGGGCGGCGTCGGCGCGCGCTTCGCGCGCCTTGGCAAGGTTGCCGACGATATCGCCGACGGCCGGGTTGAGTTGGGCAACGGCGATGCGAAACGTGGTCGAAATGGTCTTTTGCGCGGTCATGAAACAGGCCCGTACTTTGTCTTGCTGTCGCGGATGCGGCGGCACCCGGGGAGATATCTAACGCATTCCGCGCCAAAAAAACCCGTGCCTGCCGTGAAAATAGAAAAAAAGCGTCCGCTCGGGATTTGAGACCCGCAGCACAACCACAGGAATGCCCCGGCGCGCACGTTTCGCGTCTCGGATCCCGACAGAAAAAGCACTGGAAAAACCTTACCCGGCTTATTCATCCTGCGTTCAACATGACATCTGTATGACATTGAGACGACAGTTTTATGAAAATTGGAGAGGGCCTTGGCCAGTTTTGAATCGGCAGTGCGTACTGCTACCGCCACCGAGGTCTACGGTCCCCCAATCGCTTTCGGCGCCCGTAACAGCAAGCTGCTGTCGATCGCGGGACGCCTCTGCCTGTCGCTGCTCCTGTCGATCACGCTCATCTTCGCCGTTGAATGGATCACGCGCGATTCGGCCTCCGAGGCAGTCTCGTATTTCCTTGATCCGGTGCGCCCCGCCTGGACAACGGCCGGCGTCTTCTTTTTCGTCTTCCTGGCACTCGACGCGGCGTTCGGACGCGAAAACTACAGCATTATTTTCATCGCGCCGCTCGCACTGATCCCGGCCCTCGTCAGCCGCCAGAAGCAGATTTTCCTCTCAGACCCGCTCTATCCCACGGACTTCCTGTTCGGGCGCCAGATCATGGAACTGATGCCGGTCCTGGTGCGGGACCGCCCCTGGACGGCGGCCGGCATTGTCGTCGGCCTTATCGCCTCGATCATCGCCCTTGCCTGGCTTGCCCGTTTCGCCTGGCGCCGCTTTCCGCTGTTGACACGCCGCCAGCGCCTGACCCGGCTGGCGGTGGCCCTGCCGCTGCTCGCCTCCTTCTACCACATCATGGACTACAACAATTTCTCCTGGATACGCGATCGGCTGCAGATCATTCCGATCATGTGGGACCAGACGGAAAACTATCGCCACAACGGTTTCGTCATGGCGTTCGCCCTCAACCTGCCGATGGCAAACGTCACGGCGCCGGCGGGCTACATGTCCGATGCCATCGACAAGATCCCGACGAAGCCGGTGCCGGCCGGCACGACGCATCGTGGCAAGCCGGACGTCATCGTGCTGATGAGTGAATCCTTCTGGGATCCGACCCGCCTGCCGAACGTCAAGCTGTCGCCCGATCCGATGCCGACCATCCGTAAGATGCAGTCCGGCAACGTGCTTTCGCCGGAATTCGGCGGCATGACCGCCAATGTCGAGTTCGAAGCACTGACCGGCTTTTCGAATGCCTTCCTGCCCTATGGCAGCATTCCCTACCAGCAGTATATCCGCAATCCGATCCCGTCGCTTGCCACCTTCTTCCGCGGCGAAGGTTATGTCGCCCGCGCCGTGCATCCGTTCCAGAAATGGTTCTGGAACCGCAGTGCCGTCTACAAGGCCTTCGGCTTCGAACAGTTCCGGTCGGAAGAGAACCTGCCGGCCATGCAGAAGCGCGGCATCTTCGCTTCCGACGAATCGCTGACGAAGGAGATCATCCGCGAGGCCGATCAGCTGCGCGATCCGTTCTTCTTCTTCACCGTCACGCTGCAGGGCCACGGCCCCTATGAAGCGAACCGCTACGCGAAGAACACCATCAAGGTGGAAGGAAACCTGCCGGAAGTCGACAGGCAGGTGCTGGCGACCTATGCGCAAGGCATCAAGGAAGCCGACGACAGCCTGAAAATGCTGATGGATTGGGCGAAGGAGCGCGACCGTGAAACGATCATCGTGCTCTTCGGCGACCATCTGCCGCCGCTGAACACGGTCTATCCGAACACCGGTTTCATGAACGACGTGACCGCCTCGCGCAAGGGACCGCTCGAACAGATGAAGGCCCAGCACGAGACGCCGCTGGTCGTTTGGTCGAACAAGACCGGGCCGGTCAAGGATATCGGCACGATCAGCCCGGCCTTCCTGTCCTATCATATCCTCAAGCAGGGCGGCTTCGAGCACCCCTACTACACGGGATTCCTCGGCAACGTCTTCGACCAGTATCACGTCATCGATCGCTACATGCTCATCGATGCCGCCGGCAAGGACACGCCCGCCTGGGGTCGCAAGAAGACTGTTCCCTCTCTTATCCGCGACTATCGCTTCCTGCAGCACGACATGATGTTCGGCAAGCGTTTCGGGACAGACAGGTTCTTCCAGTCACACGCGGATCTGTTCGCGCACGCAAGCGGAGGGGCTCTCTAGAAAGGTCTCCCCGTCGGGGTTAGGATTAAGCTAACCCGCTTCAGCGGGGACGAGCCGCGGCATCTTCTGGACATCGGACAACCGGCGAACCGCACCGGCTTTGACCAAGCCGCCCAACGCCTCCTGCATGAGATCGACGGCGTTGGCGAAGGCATCGACCGGCATGAGTATCCTCTGGCGGAAAACCGGTTTCGGATTGTTTTGCCCGTCTTTTTCGGTGGCGGAAAGGCTCATCAGATCGATCCTGACGACCGCGCCGGTCACGGTGATCTCGCCAATGCCGTCGGCGTAGAGTTCGCTGCTCATCGGTACTCTCCCTCTATCGCGCGGCCATCACATCAGTTCGTTCTTGAGCCCTGTCCTACGCCGCCAGCTGCGGTCTGAACGCCACATCCACATAGTAGTTTGTGCTGTTGAAGGCGCTGTTCGGGAACAGCCCGGCCGAGCCGTAGGCATAGACGCC
This genomic window contains:
- a CDS encoding LTA synthase family protein, encoding MASFESAVRTATATEVYGPPIAFGARNSKLLSIAGRLCLSLLLSITLIFAVEWITRDSASEAVSYFLDPVRPAWTTAGVFFFVFLALDAAFGRENYSIIFIAPLALIPALVSRQKQIFLSDPLYPTDFLFGRQIMELMPVLVRDRPWTAAGIVVGLIASIIALAWLARFAWRRFPLLTRRQRLTRLAVALPLLASFYHIMDYNNFSWIRDRLQIIPIMWDQTENYRHNGFVMAFALNLPMANVTAPAGYMSDAIDKIPTKPVPAGTTHRGKPDVIVLMSESFWDPTRLPNVKLSPDPMPTIRKMQSGNVLSPEFGGMTANVEFEALTGFSNAFLPYGSIPYQQYIRNPIPSLATFFRGEGYVARAVHPFQKWFWNRSAVYKAFGFEQFRSEENLPAMQKRGIFASDESLTKEIIREADQLRDPFFFFTVTLQGHGPYEANRYAKNTIKVEGNLPEVDRQVLATYAQGIKEADDSLKMLMDWAKERDRETIIVLFGDHLPPLNTVYPNTGFMNDVTASRKGPLEQMKAQHETPLVVWSNKTGPVKDIGTISPAFLSYHILKQGGFEHPYYTGFLGNVFDQYHVIDRYMLIDAAGKDTPAWGRKKTVPSLIRDYRFLQHDMMFGKRFGTDRFFQSHADLFAHASGGAL
- a CDS encoding diguanylate cyclase: MQHQIDAVVQYQAQFSFWDKSFAQLEGQGFTGAFVKQELTDWLWKDFGFSWMIFADASERTLLAVENGEKVVPQSGSRTLKWAVDLLEKANDLYEAALVAKGGGWVLQSTKAHPDELTAPVPNIHAADLRMIDGSMSIVVVQAVVPKTAEIPMARRNPVFMVTVKPFSDRMITDMEDRLGISSLAFAPLRQVPEGSIHVAVSDCSQPACMVAAWTPRAPGSFVRSETLPSVIVIAMSGALVMAFIAVRFGAVFSALQTSEAENRHLAKHDRLTGLLNRSGFDDVLETSLARVKERSFSLLCIDLDKFKAVNDGYGHPAGDAVLKTLASRFAARVADNGVVARLGGDEFTVILDHTMARDQVIALANTLIVEAQVPVPFEGQLLRVGSSIGVAFAPDHGRIARELVPLADQALYLAKSRGRNRVQTADDLLDVQRAPEAGQAA
- a CDS encoding TolB family protein; this encodes MRSSVEIYTLETGTSRIVWQTEQLVEAPNWSPDGQSLVVNGDGLLYRLALTAREPILIDTGFARQCNNDHGISPDGETIVISDKTEFGKSAIYLLPAEGGAPRLVTRNLPSYWHGWSPDGKTLAYCGIRDQVFDIYTIPVDGGDETRLTFGEGRNDGPDYSPDGKWIYFNSSRAGRMQIWRIRPDGSDVTRITDSEYGDWFPHPSPDGKHLLVLSYDGDVFDHPRDLDVRLRLMNPDGGNARVLFELFGGQGTINVPNWSPDGKEFAFVRYEPVPSEV
- a CDS encoding NAD+ synthase; this encodes MTAQKTISTTFRIAVAQLNPAVGDIVGNLAKAREARADAARNGADLLLLTELFISGYPPEDLVLKPAFLKACQKAVDALAADTADGGPGVVVGFPRQGEAGRHNSVAVLDGGRVLVVRDKIDLPNYGEFDEKRVFTEGAMPGPVNFRGVRLGIPICEEIWNDMGVCETLAESGAEILLVPNGSPYYRGKIDVRHQVVLRQVIETGLPMIFANQLGGQDELVFDGASFAFNADRKLAFQMSQFEESISISEWRRSSDGWVCEPGMMSRLPQQEEADYRACMLGFRDYVNKNGFKNVVLGLSGGIDSAICAALAVDALGEERVRTVMLPYRYTSSDSFKDAEECARALGCRYDIVPIEEPVQGFMSALSEMFEGTESGITEENLQSRTRGTILMALSNKFGSMVVTTGNKSEMSVGYATLYGDMNGGFNPIKDLYKMQVYGLSRWRNTTVPPGALGPSGEVIPKNIIDKAPSAELRPNQTDQDSLPPYPVLDDILECLVEKEMSTEEIVERGHDEATVHRIEHLLYIAEYKRRQSAPGVKITKKNFGRDRRYPITNRFRDR
- a CDS encoding NYN domain-containing protein, with the protein product MPIHNRVAVLIDAENVPGDFASHVLREAGAYGATVTRRAYGDFAHGRGAGWLAAAAPHAVDTIQVSSPCKSKNFSDMRMTIDAVELMFANKADVFCLVSSDGDFTPLAMHLRGGGKVVIGIGSKQASTSFRQSCDAFHVVGQSSLVPVPVAATAKPQAKPTGKPAKPQGVLSLVSAAIKTFDAETDNGWVSIASLGKALRVVAPNFTTKSYGSATLTKLLRQDASLDLQQREKGMFVRVKPRIAVISAR